A window of Rhizobium sp. CC-YZS058 genomic DNA:
GCCGACAATGCCGCCTATTGGTCGATCTCGACCACCATGCGCTCCGATGTCAAAGCGATCGGCGCCGTTGCCGATGCGCTCGGGCTCGGCAGCGCCAAGCTCGACACCGCCTATTTCGGCATCCAGTCGGTCTCCGATGTTCTCTCCGAGTTCAAGGCCAAGCTCGTTGCCGCCAAGGAGCCAGGGGTGGACCGGACGAAGATCCAGACGGAGCTCGAGCAACTGAAGGCGCAGATCGAGACGATCGCCAGCGCCGCGAGCTTCAATGGCGTCAATTGGTTGCGATCGGATATTCCCGATATCACCGACAGCGATCAAAGCCGTGTCACGCTCGTCTCTTCGCTGAGCCGGACCGCCGAAGGCATCTCCCTCGGCACCAGCGAGTTCAGCCTTTCGAAAGTCGCGCTCTTCAATTCGACAGGAGGCGGACTGCTGGAGGCCGATGCGCGGCGATTGAAGACGCTCGGCGGCATACGCTGGGCCCAACCCGGAATGGACATGCATGGCGTCTATCAAAGCTATCCGGACAATGACCGGATCGGGAACACCGGGCAGTTCACCTTCACGTTCACTGGACCCGTCACCTTTGCGGCAGGCGATACGCTGAGCTTCGACGTGACCGTCGATGCCGACAATCCGGCCGATGTCGATGCCCCGCACAATCTCGGCAAGATGACCTCGATCCTGATTACGCGTGCCTTGATCGACAGTGTCTTGCCCGGCGCAAACGGGACGATCTCCACGTTCCAGCAATATGCCGACGTTCTCAACCAGGCGCTGAGCGGGCAGAATGCCGATGCTTCGGCACGTTTGACATATGACTATTACGGCAATGTCATTCCGAACAGAATTAATCTGACGACGAGGGAAAGTTCCGGGCTCGACGGTTCGTCGATCGAAATCGGCAATGTCGTCGGCCCGGCGGCAGGGCTGAGCCCGACACCGGCTCAGTACGGACCACGATCCTCCGCCATGACGCTGTCCTTCGTTCCCTTCGAGGTTTTCAAGGACGGGGATGAGCCGAGGGGGGTCGAGGTCGATTTCTTCTTTTCCGTCAATGGTGCGCCCAGCACGCATCACAGCTTCGATCGGCAGACGGTGAACGACCTGCTTGGCAAGACGACCGGAAAGGTCGAGACGGATGACGAGATGGTGCTGCTGCTGCAGTCAATGATCAGCGCCGACTGGCCGGATGTGATCATCGAGAAGACAGCGGCCGATACCATCTCGGTCCGATCGGACAAGGCGGTCGATCGCCTGGGTGGGGCGAAGACATCGATTGGTTTCATCGGGATCACCGTCAGTATCGAGCCGATCGCGGAAGACAATCTGCGAGATATCGACATCGTTGCCAATCCGCAGATGCTCGATCGCAACATTGCCTATGTCGAAGTGGTGTCCAGCAACGTGATCGACGCAGCCGCCCAGCTGGGTGCGCTGAAGATGCGTGTCGACAAGCAACAGTCCTTCACGCAGACGCTGATGGACTCGCTGGACAGTGGCATCGGTCGGCTGGTGGATGTTGATATGAACGAAGCGTCGGTGCGGCTCAAGGCCCTGCAGACCCAGGAGCAGCTGGCGATCCAAGCGCTGCAGATCGCCAACTCCGACGCCTCCAATATCATGCAGCTCTTTCGCTGAACGCTCGTAGGAAAAACAGCCGCGCCGCCCCGGGGCGGCGCGGCCTAGTCTGTCTTACTTCGTCACTGTCAGCTTGCCCTGCATGCCGGCTTCGTAGTGGCCCTTGATGTTGCAGAAGACGAGGTAGGTGCCGGGCTTCAGGGTGGCCTTCAGCGTTCCGTCCTGGCCGGGCTTCAGGTCTTCCACTTCGCCGAGGCTCTTCAGCTTGGATTCGTCGACCCGGTGCTTGGTCGTGTTGAGCGGGATGGCCTGGTCGGCGGATTTCAGATGCACGACGATCATTTCGTGCTCTTCGCTCACCGCATCATTGTGCACGTTGAACACGGCCGGGCCGGCCTTGACGGTGGCGGGTTCCAGCGTCAACGTCATCGGGCCGCCGCCTTCGCCGCCTTCCACCACCTTGATGGTCGTGGCGGCGCCGGCTGCAAGAGCGGGCGTGGAGAGCGCGGCGCCGGTGGCGAGTGCGCTTGCGAAGAGGGCGGAGAGAGCGAGGCGGGAGGTCTTGGTCATGAAGGCGAACTCCTTGTTCAGAGCCCGGACGTTGAGAAACGGGCTGGTGGTGCCGCGCCATCCGTGATGGAGCCTGCGTGCGTCGCTTCCGCCTTGCGAAACCGGAGGCTGAAGCGAGACATGCGGCGCCGGCGAGACCGGTGCGGCAGTCACGGAATAGTCCGTCCCGCCTGTCCATCAGCCTTCCATGGTTATGCTTTCCGAGGTTGTATCGTTCGCAGGCCGTGACATACGAAGTGGAGGAGAGGGCTTACACGGCCTCGCGCACGAAGCCTCTGCTCGCCACCATCAGCCTGCGCGTATAATCCTCGGCCAGCCGGCCCTGAACGAGGGCCTCGGTCGTCAGATATTCGACCACGCGGCCCTGCCGCATCACGGCCAGACGGTCGCACATATGAGTGACGACACCGAGATCGTGGCTGACCATGATGAAGGTCAGCCCGCGGTCGCGCCGCAGCTGTTCGAGCAGGTTCAGCACTTCGGCCTGTACGGAAGCATCGAGCGCCGAAGTCGGCTCGTCGAGCAGCAGGATGGAAGGCTCGACGATCAGCGCGCGGGCAATCGCCACGCGCTGGCGCTGGCCGCCGGAGAGCTGGTGCGAGTAGCGGAAACGGAAGCTCGAGCCGAGCCCGACTTCGTCGAGCGCGCGGCGGATACGCGGCTCGGCATCGGCAATGCCGTGGATCGCCAGCGGCTCCTGCAGCAGCCGGTCGATCGTCTGGCGCGGATGCAGCGAGCCATAGGGATCCTGGAAGACCATCTGCACGGCGCGGTAGAAGCTCTTGTCGCGATGGCTGCCTTCGAGCCTGCGGCCGGTTATGGTGATCTCTCCGGATTCGACCGGCGCCAGGCCGGCGATCGCCCTGAGCAGCGTCGATTTGCCCGAGCCGCTTTCGCCGACGAGGCCATAGGATTCGCCGCGTGCAACGCGGATCGAGACGTCGTCCAGCGCACGAAAGCCGTCATAGACGACGCGAATGTGGTCGGCGGAGATCGCAGGATCGTTCGGCTGCGGGGTGAGGGAGGCTGTGCTCATAGGGCCCATTCCGGCTTGCGATCGAGGACGGGCAGGGGATGGCGGTCGGCGCCGATCTCCGGCATGCAGGCGAGCAGCCCCTGCGTGTAAGGGTGCTTGGCCTGCTTGAGGTCGCGCGCGGCGATCTCCTCGACGATCCGCCCGGCATACATGACGATCACCCGGTCGCAGAAGGAGGAGACGAGACGCAGATCGTGGCTGATGAAGATCAGCCCCATGCCGCGTTCGGCGACCAGCTGGTCGAGGATGGCGAGCACGTCGAGCTGGACGGTGACGTCGAGCGCGGAGGTCGGCTCGTCGGCGATCAAGAGCTCCGGTTCGGCGATCAGCATCATGGCGATCATCACCCGCTGGCCCATGCCGCCCGAAACCTCGTGCGGGTACAGGTCGTAGACGCGGTCCGGCTCGCGGATCTGCACCGCCTCCAGCATAGCAAGCGCACGGCTGCGTGCCTCGCTGCCCGAAACGCGGCGATGGGTGCGCAATGTTTCGACGATCTGGCGGCCGATCGTCATCACCGGGTTCAGCGAATATTTCGGATCCTGCAGGATCATGGCGATGCGATTGCCGCGCAGCGACCGGCGCTCGCGCGCGCTGGCCTTCATGAGGTCGATGCCGTCGAACGCCAGCGTTTCGGCCGAAATGCGCGCCTGAGGCGGCGTGAGGCCCATGATGGCGCGGCCGGTCTGGGATTTTCCCGATCCGCTTTCGCCGACGATGCCCAGCCGCTCGCGGCCGAGCGTGAAGCTGACGCCGCGCACGGCTTCCACAAGGCCTGTGCGCGTCGGGAAGGAGACGCGCAGGTCCTTGACGGTCAGGAGCGGGGTCATTGGCCGGCCTCCCGTGGGTCGAGCGCATCGCGCAGCCCGTCGCCGAGCAGGTTGAAGGCAAGGCTGACGAGCAGGATCGCGACCCCGGGCATGGTGGCCACCCACCACTGATCGAGGATGAAGCGTCGGCCGGAGGCGATCATCGCCCCCCATTCGGGCAGCGGCGGCTGCGCGCCGAGGCCAAGAAAGCCCAAGCCCGCGGCGGTGAGAATGATGCCGGCCATGTCCAGCGTCACGCGCACGATCAGCGAGGAGAGGCACATGGGCATGACATGGCGCAGCACGATGCGGAAGGGCGAGGCGCCCATCAGCCGCACGGCTGAAATATAGTCGGCATGGCGCACGGCCAGCGTTTCGGCCCGCGCGATGCGGGCATAGGGCGGCCAGGAGGTGATGGCGATGGCGAGAATGGCATTCTCGATGCCGGGGCCCATGGCGGCGACGAAGGCGAGCGCCAGGACGAGCTTGGGAAAGGCGAGGAAGATATCGGTGATGCGCATCAGCACCGCATCCACCCATCCGCCCGCATAGCCGGCGACAGCACCGACGAGCAGGCCGATCGGTGCTGCGATGATTGCCACGAGGATGATGACGAGCAGCGTCAGCCGCGAGCCGTAGATGAGGCGCGAGAGAATGTCGCGGCCCTGGTCGTCGGTGCCGAGCAGAAAGCCGGGGGAGCCCGGCGGCAGCAGCCGCGTGGCGGAGAGATCGCCGGCAATCGGCGAATGCGGCGCCAGAAGATCGGCAAAGAGCGCGACGAGGATCAGCAGCACGAGGATGGCGAGGCCGAGAACGGCCAGCGGATTGGCGGAAAACCGCCGCCAGCCCATATAGGCGCGGCCGAGCCGGGCTTGCAGTCTTGAGTCCGGGCGATCGCTCAGCAGCCACTCGCGGCGGGTCATGGGGGAGGCAGGAAGGGTCATCGCGCGCGCGTCCTCGGATCAAGCGTCCGGTAGAGCAGGTCGGACAGGATGTTGATGGCGATGAAGATCGAGCCGATGACGATCGTGCCGCCGAGCACGGCGTTCATGTCGGCATTCTGCAGCGAATTGGTGATGTAGAGCCCAATGCCCGGCCAGGAAAACACGGTCTCCGTCAACACCGAGCCCTCAAGCAGGCTTGCATAGGAGAGCGCGATGACGGTGATCAGCGGCACGGCGGCATTGCGCAGCGCATGGCCCCAGATGATCCGTCCCTCGGAAAGCCCCTTCGCCCGCGCAGCCACCACATATTCCTGCGCCAGCTCGTTGAGCATGAAGGAGCGCGTCATGCGGCTGATATAGGCGAGCGAGACATAGCCGAGCAGGCTCGCCGGCAGGATGAGGTGGCGAAAGACGTCGCGAAACACGTCCCACTGCCCCTGCCAGGCGGAATCGAGCAGGAAGAGCCCGGTCGTCGGCGTGAAGGAATATTCGTAGGCCACATCGATGCGGCCGGGAAAGGCCACCCATTGCAGCTTGGCATAGAAGAGCAGAAGCGCCAGCAGTCCGAGCCAGAAGATCGGCATGGAATAGCCGATGAGGCCGATCACCCGCACCGCCTGGTCGATCAGGCTGCCGCGCTTGACGGCGGCGAGAACGCCGAGCGGCACGCCGAGCAGGCTGCCGATCAGCGTGCCGACAGTGGCGAGCTCGAAGGTGGCGGGCAGCACGCGGCGGATATCGGTCATGACCGGATTGGTGGTGAGCACCGAATTGCCGAAATTGCCCTGCAGCGCATCGAGAAGATAGCGGTAGAATTGCTGGTAGAGCGGCAGGTCGAGGCCCATTTCGATCCGCACGCGCTCGACCACGCTGGCGGACGCCCGGTCGCCGGTGACGGCCAGAACCGGATCGATCGGGATCACCCGGCCGATGAAGAAGGTGACGGCGAGAAGGCCGAGATAGGTGGTGGCAACGACGATGAGGAAGCGGCCGATCATGGCCGCTCCGCTGCGGGCGCGGGCGCTGCGCGAGCGCCCGGCCACCATCTGCGAGGTTTCGGGAAGAGTCACGCGCTCGCCCCGATCAGTCCTTGGAGACCCCTTCGAGGAAGGTATTGTCGAAGCTCGGACCGAGCTTGAAGCCCTTCACGGCCTTGCTGAGCCCGGCGACTTCCGTCACCTGATAGACGACGACGAAGGGACCGCGCTCGAGGACAGCCTTCTGCAGGCTCTTGTACATGTCGGCGCGCTTGGTCGGGTCCTTTTCCAGAAGGGCAGCCTTGGTCTGCTCGGTCAGGTCCGGAACGTCCCAGGCATTGCGCCAGGCGAGCGTCTTGTTCTTGCCTTCGTCGGAATTGTCGTAGTTGATCGTGAAGGTCTCGGCGTTCGAGTTCGGGTCGAAGTAATCCTGGCCCCAGATGCCGATATAGATGTCATGCGTGCGGGCGCGGAACTTGGTCAGCGTCTGCTTGCCGTCACCGGGGATGATTTCGATCTTGATGCCGGCCTGGGCCGCCGTCTGCTGGATCGACTGGGCGATGCCGGTGGTCGGTTCGTTGTTGCGCACGTCCATCGTCACCGAGAAGCCATCCGCCAGGCCGGCCTTGGCGAGCAACTCCTTGGCCTTGGCAACGTCGAACTTGTAAGGGTTCTCGTCGAGTTCGCCGAGCACGCCCTTCGGCAGGAAGGTCTGGTGCACTTCGCCGACGCCCTTGATCAGCGTCGCGCCGATGCCGCTGTAGTCGACCAGATATTTGAAGGCTTCGATCACCTCGGGCTTGGCGAGGTTCGGGTTCTTCTGGTTCAGGCTGAAGTAGAAGACCGTGCCCTTGGGCGCCGCATCCTGCGTCAGCGCGTCGTTCTTGGCGACGGCGTCGAGATCGCCCGGCTCCAGGTTGCGGGCGATGTCGATATCGCCGTTCTCAAGCGCCAGACGCTGGCCGGAGCTTTCCTTCAGGTGGCGATAGATAACGCGGGCAAGCTTCGGCTTCTCGCCGAAATAATTGTCGTTGCGCTCCAGCACCACCACTTCGTTGGCGCGCCATTCGCGCAGCTTGAAGGGGCCGGAACCGGCGAAGTTGGTCTTCAGCCAGCCATTGCCGAAATCGTTGTCCCACTTGTATTCGGCGCTCGGCGTCACGGAGGCGACATGCTCCATGACCAGCTTCTTGTCGACGATCGAGCCGACGGTCGCGGTCAGGCAGTTGAGCACGAAGCTCGGCGCATAGGCCTTGTCGACGGTGAGCGTGAAGGTGGTCGGGTCGACCGCCTTCGCCTTTTCGGTCACGTTGTCGCCGTTCAGGCCGAACTGGGTGAGGATGAAGGCCGGGCTCTTGTCCATCTTGATGACGCGCTCGATCGACCAGGCGACATCCTCGGCCGTGATCGGGTTGCCCGACGCGAAGGTCATGCCGGACTTGAGCTTGAACGTATAGGTCATCCCGTCATCGGAGACCGTCCAGCTTTCGGCGAGGTCGCCCTTGACCTTCGACGTGTCGGCGAGATCGAGGCGGACGAGAAGATTATAGGTGTTGGCGGTGATCTCGGCGGTGGAAATCTCGAAAGCTTCGCCCGGATCGAGCGAGATGATGTCGTCGATCGCCCAGGCCTGGACCAGCGTATCGGCCGGCGGCGCGGCATAGACGGACGGGGCGCCGGCCGACAGCATCATCGCCATGGCAACGCCGGCGGCAAGGCGGCGGAAGGGGGTCTTGGTGAAACGCATCATGTCGTCTGTTCCCTGTTGAACGGCCTTATGGCCCTTTTTCACGCGTGCTTCAGCCGGCTTCGTGCCAGGCTTCAGCAAGGATTCTCAGCCAGTTTTCCCGGCAGATTTTCGTTAGTTCTTGCTCACCATAACCGGCGGCTTTCAGAGCGGCAACGAGGTTCTGGTTGCCTGCGGCGTCGGCGATCCCCTGCGGAATGGTGGCGCCGTCGAAGTCGGAACCGAGCGCCACGCAGTCGATTCCGACGCGCTCGACCAGATGATCGAGATGGCGGACCATGTCGGAGAGCGGAGTATCGGCATTCTCAAGTCCGTCCGGCCTGAGCATGGTGGTGGCGTAGTTGAGGCCGACAAGGCCGCGCCGTTCGCGGATCGCGTCGAGCTGCTTGTCCGTCAGGTTGCGTGCGACGGGGGTCAGCGCATGGGCATTGGAATGGCTGGCGACCAGCGGTTTGGTGCTCGCCTTCGCCACGTCCCAGAAGCCTTGCTCGGTGATATGGGCGAGGTCGATCAGGATGCCGAGCCTGTCACAGGCCTTGACCAGCGCCACGCCGGCCTGGGTCAGGCCCGGCCCCGTGTCGGGGTCCATCGGGTAGGCAAAGGGCACGCCATGGCCGAAGAGGTTGTGGCGGCTCCACACCGGGCCAAGCGAGCGAAGGCCCGCGGCGTAGAAGGTTTCCAGCGCGTCGAGATTGATGTCGATCGCCTCGCAGCCTTCCATGTGCAGGACGGCGGCGAAGACCTGGTCTTCCATCGCCTGCCGGATGTCCGCCGTGGTCCGGCAAAGGCGCCAGGCTCCGGCCCGGTCCAGCTGCAGCGCGATGGAGGTGAACTCGATCGCGATATCGAGCGAGGACTGGCGCTCGAGCGGTGCCGCCATTGGCGTCACATAATGGCCCTTCTCATCCGGCTCGCGCAGGACGAGATCGCCCGAAGGAATGTAGATCGCGCAAAGTCCACCGACGAGGCCGCCACGGCGCGCACGCGGCACGTCGATATGGCCGGCTGCCGTGCCGTTCTTGAACTCGGCAATCGGATCGCCGCCGGTCTTGGCGGTATGCCAGAGACGAAGCAGCACGTCGTTATGGCCGTCGAACACTGCTTCCATGTCTGTCACTTCCATGCCTGCCGACGCTGCCGAGCGCCGACTGCGTCAAATTTCAGGCATGATACTAGCCATGCTGCGCCGCGGCGCAAGCGGCCCAGACCGGGATGTCCACCGTTGCAATCCGGGCACGGCGGGCATCCCATTCCAGGATCGATGCTTGGTAAGCGGAAAAACGCGTTCCTCCTCCCTGACAAATCTGGCACATCTGCGCCTTCAGGCGTGTCGGCTGCTCAAGTGGCGCGCAGCGGAACAGGATTGCGTCATGACGACCAGTAAGCGGGGATCATCCTCCCATCCCTTGCCCCGGCGCAGGCCGACGCTGTTCACAGGCGTCGCCCTCCTGGTTCTTCTGAGCGCCTGCGCTGGACGGCCGCAAGGCGTTCTCGTGCCGACGGGCAGCGCGCCCGGCGCGACCAAGGTCGATATGCTGGTGGCGACCACGCGCGCGCCGTCCAAGGATCCCGGCATTCTCTTCGGCGGCGAGCGGGCAACCAAGATGACGGCCGCCGAGATCGTCGTCTCCATTCCGCCGGACAGGAACCGCAAGGTGGGCCAGGTGCAGTGGCCGAAGAAGCTGCCGCCCAATCCGGAGCGCGAGTTCTCGACCGTCTCCGTTTCGCCGCTGCTCGAGCGGCGCGAGGTCGAGACCTGGCTGGACGAATCCCTGCCGAAGAGCCGCCGCCTGCTGATCTTCGTCCACGGCTTCAACAATCGCTACGAGGATGCGGTCTATCGCTTCGCGCAGATCGTCCATGACAGCCGGGCCGAAGTGGCGCCGATGATCTTCACCTGGCCCTCGCGCGGCAGCATTTTCGATTATAATTACGACAAGGAAAGCACCAACTATTCGCGCGATGCGCTGGAGGAGTTGTTGCGCCGCGCTGCCAAGGACCCGCGCGTCTCCGATGTCACGGTCATGGCCCATTCCATGGGCTCCTGGCTCACCGTCGAGGCGCTCCGCCAGATGGCCATCCGCGACGGGCGCGTCGCGCCGAAGATCACCAACGTCATCCTGGCCTCGCCCGATCTCGATGTCGATGTCTTCCGCACCCAGTTCGAGGCCATGGGCCCCAGGAAGCCGAAATTCACCTTGTTCGTCTCGCGTGACGACCGGGCCTTGCTGATCTCGCGCCGCATCGCCGGCAATGTCGAACGTCTAGGCCAGATCAACCCGAACGAAGAGCCCTACAAGAGCGAGCTCGAAAAGGCCGGGATCACCGTGCTTGATCTGACCGCCCTGCAGACCGGCGACTCTCTCAACCACGGCAAGTTCGCCGAGAGCCCGGAGGTCGTGCGCCTGCTCGGCAACCGCCTCATCGCCGGCCAGACGGTCACCGATTCCGAAATCGGCCTCGGGCAGCGGGTCGGCGCGGTGGCGCTCGGCACGGCACAAACCGTCGGCAGCGCCGCCAGCGTCGCCGTCAGCACGCCCATCGCCATCTTCGATCCCGAAACCCGCGACACGCTCGACGACCAGCTCCAGCAACTCGGCCGCACCGCCGGCGGCACGGTTGCGACGACGGTGGGGCAGTAGGGCGCGACACATCCTATCGAGCGCTGAGAAGGGTCATAGGCAAGTCTTGAATGACGAAAGGGAGCCAAGCGGCTCCCTTTGTTACTTTATAATATGGGATGACCAAGCTCACGCCACCTGCATGGCGCCCGGCCCGGGGATCGCCTTCGGCGGGACCTTGCCGAGGATGATCATGCCGAGGACTTCGTCCTTGGTGACGTCTTCGGTGCGGGCGTGGCCGACGACGCGGCCGTTCTTCATGACCGAGACCCGGTCCGCGAGGTCGAAGACATCGTGGATGTCGTGGCTGATCAGGAAGATGCCGATGCCTTCGCGCTTCAGCTGCTTGATCAGCTCGCCCACCTGCGCCGTTTCCTGGGGCCCAAGTGCGGCCGTCGGCTCGTCCATGATCAGGATGCGGGCGTTGAAGAGGATGGCGCGGGCGATGGCGACCGACTGGCGCTGGCCGCCGGAGAGCGCCTTGACCGGCTCCTTGAAGCGGCGGAAGTTCGGGTTGAGACGGCCCATCACCTCGCGGGTCTTGGCCTCCATCGCCACATCGTCCAGCGTGCCCCAGGGGGTGCGCAATTCGCGGCCGAGATAGAGATTGGCGGCGGCATCGACATTATCGGCGACCGCCAGCGTCTGGTAGATGGTCTCGATGCCGTATTTCTTGGCGTCGCGCGGGTTGAAGATATCGGCAGTCTCGCCATTGATCAGGATTTCGCCGGCATCGCGCTTGTAGGCGCCCGAGAGGATCTTGATCAGCGTCGACTTTCCGGCGCCGTTATGGCCGAGCAGGGCCACGACCTCGCCGGGGTAGAGATCGACCGAGGCATTGTCCACCGCGTGGATGCCGCCGAAGGAGATCGAGATGTTGCGCATCTCCACAAGGGGTGTTGCGGTGGTGCTGGTCATGCTGCCGGCCGTCATGGGGCTGTTGGTCCCGCTGGAATGTGTCATTGGAGTGTTCGGCATGGATCGGCCTCCTTCTTACTTGGCGCGGGCGCGATAGACCGTGTCGAGCCAGACGGCGACGACGAGGACCAGACCGACGACGATGCGCTGGAACGGGCTGTCGATGCCGAGGAGCACCATGCCGGATTGCAGCGATTGCATGACGAAGGCGCCGAGCATGGCGCCCGCAATGGTGCCGGTGCCGCCGGCAAGCGAGGTGCCGCCGATGACGGCCGCCGCGATCGTGTAGAGTTCATCGAGTTCGCCCTGCGCATTGGTCGCGGCATTGAGGCGGGCGGTGGAGATGGCGGCGGCAATCGCGCAGAGCGCGCCCATCAGCATGAAGATGCGCACCGTCACCCAGCGGGTCTTGATGCCGGCCAGTTCCGCCGCTTCCGGGTTGCCGCCGATCGCGAAGACATAGCGGCCGAAGCGGAGCCGGGTGGAAATGAAGGTCATGACGATGCCGACGAGAACGGCGATCAGCACCGGAATGGCGATGCCATGCGAGATCTGCAGCCCACCCTCCGGCCAGGCGATCGCATTGGCATCGGCATAGCGCCGGGCGATGTTGACCGGCCAGTAATAGGAATTGGCGACCAGCACCGCGCCGAGCACGAGCACGCAGGAAAGCACGCCGAGCACATATTCAGCCCAGACCGGACGGCGCGGGAAGCCGAAGCGCTTGCGCTGCTTGCGGGCATTGAGAAGGGCTGCGACGATCGCCACGCAGGCGATGAGGCCGACGATCCAGCTCGCGGTCGCGCCGATCGAGCCTTCCGTGCCGCCACCCATCAGGCGGAAGGTGGCATCCATGGGTGCAACGGTCTGGCCGCTGGTCACGAACCAGGTCGCCCCGCGCCAGACGAGCAGGCCGCCGAGCGTGACGATGAACGAAGGGACCTTCAGGAAGGCGATGATGATGCCGTGCAGCGCGCCGATCGAGGCGCCGACGGCGATGCCGACGACCAGCGTCACGATCCAGATCATCGGGCTGCCGGCGCCGAGATAGGCGGGCAGGATCTGGGCCTGCATGACGCCCATGATCATTCCGCAAAAGCCGAGAAGCGAGCCGACCGACAGGTCGATGTTGCGGGTGACGATGATCAGCACCATGCCGGTCGCCATGACGGCGACGGAGGAGGTCTGTACCGTCAGGTTCCAGAGGTTGCGCGGCGTCAGAAACAGGCCGCCTGTCAGGATCTCGAAGCCAACCCAGATGATCAGCAGCGCGCCGATCATGCCGAGCAGGCGGGTGTCGATCTCGGTGGCGCGGAAGAAGCGCTTTACCGGGCTTTCCGTCGCGGTCCGCGCGCCGTCAAAGGCGACGCTCTTCATCGTATCGGCCATCGTGCTGCCGGTCTCCCCTCCGTGCAGGCGGTCCGGCGTCATCCGACGCGCCGCTGCAAACCTCGTTCCGGTGCCCTCAGTTTGGCGGCGTCCCGCGCCGCCGGCACCGTTTCATGGAATGGGCAGGCGCGGGGACATGCCCGGCGCCTGCCTGTCCGTCTGCGCCCGTGCTTAGTTGCAGGCAGCGACCGAACCAGCCTTGACGCCCTGGCAGGCCTCTTCCTTGCTGATCCAGCCGGCGTCGATCACGGCGTTCAGATTGTCCTTGGTGATCGGCATCGGTGCCAGGAAGACCGACTTCATGGCCACGCCCTTCGGGCCGCCATTGAAGGTCTGGACCTCGGCGATCTGGTCCATGGTCTTGCCGCCGGCCAGTTCGACGGCGATTTCGGCCGCACGCTTGCCGAGAACGCGGCTGTCCTTCCAGACGGAGACGGTCTGGGTGCCGAGCGCGACGCGGTTCAGCGCAGCCTTGTCGGCATCCTGGCCGGAGACCGGCACGGAGCCGGCGAGGCCCTGGGCATCGAGAGCGGCGACGGCGCCACCGGCGGTGCCGTCATTGGAGGCGACGACGGCATCGACCTTGTTGTCGGCAGCCGTCAGGAACTGTTCCATGTTCTTCTGTGCGACTTCCGGCTTCCAGCCGTCCGTATAGGCTTCACCGACATTCTTGATCTTGCCGGCGTCGATCGCTTCCTTCAGCACTTCCATCTGGCCGGAGAACAGGAAGTCGGCGTTCGGGTCGGCAGACGAGCCCTTGATGAAGACGTAATTGCCTTCCGGCTTCACCTTGAACACTTCGCGGGCCTGCATGCGGCCCACTTCCTTGTTGTCGAAGGTGATGTAGAAGGCGGCCGGGTTCTCGATCAGGCGGTCATAGCCGACGACCGGAATGCCTTCCGCAGCAGCCTTCTCGATGGCGGGGCCGATCGCGTCGGAATCCTGCGCCAGAACGATGAGGGCATTGGCACCCTGCGAGATCAGCGACTCGACGTCGGTCAGCTGCTTGGCCGGCGAAGACTGGGCGTCGGCGGAAATGTACTTGTCGCCGGAGGCTTCGAGCGCGGCCTTGATGGCGGCCTCGTCGGTCTTCCAGCGCTCTTCCTGGAAATTCGACCAGGAAACGCCGACGACCAGGTCCTTGGCCGAAACGGCGGAATGCATGGATACGATGATGGCGGCACCCGCCATCAGCTTCAAAACGGTCTTCATGTAATCCTCCCAAAGAGCCGCCGTCGGCGCGCGCGGAACCTCCCTCGCGATCCCCACCCGGCAGCGTTCCACCGTCGAGAGCTTTTTTCTCGACAGTCGAGAAAATA
This region includes:
- a CDS encoding ABC transporter ATP-binding protein, with protein sequence MTPLLTVKDLRVSFPTRTGLVEAVRGVSFTLGRERLGIVGESGSGKSQTGRAIMGLTPPQARISAETLAFDGIDLMKASARERRSLRGNRIAMILQDPKYSLNPVMTIGRQIVETLRTHRRVSGSEARSRALAMLEAVQIREPDRVYDLYPHEVSGGMGQRVMIAMMLIAEPELLIADEPTSALDVTVQLDVLAILDQLVAERGMGLIFISHDLRLVSSFCDRVIVMYAGRIVEEIAARDLKQAKHPYTQGLLACMPEIGADRHPLPVLDRKPEWAL
- a CDS encoding flagellin, with translation MTSILTNTAALSALQTLRALNSRMGETQTQVSSGLRIQTAADNAAYWSISTTMRSDVKAIGAVADALGLGSAKLDTAYFGIQSVSDVLSEFKAKLVAAKEPGVDRTKIQTELEQLKAQIETIASAASFNGVNWLRSDIPDITDSDQSRVTLVSSLSRTAEGISLGTSEFSLSKVALFNSTGGGLLEADARRLKTLGGIRWAQPGMDMHGVYQSYPDNDRIGNTGQFTFTFTGPVTFAAGDTLSFDVTVDADNPADVDAPHNLGKMTSILITRALIDSVLPGANGTISTFQQYADVLNQALSGQNADASARLTYDYYGNVIPNRINLTTRESSGLDGSSIEIGNVVGPAAGLSPTPAQYGPRSSAMTLSFVPFEVFKDGDEPRGVEVDFFFSVNGAPSTHHSFDRQTVNDLLGKTTGKVETDDEMVLLLQSMISADWPDVIIEKTAADTISVRSDKAVDRLGGAKTSIGFIGITVSIEPIAEDNLRDIDIVANPQMLDRNIAYVEVVSSNVIDAAAQLGALKMRVDKQQSFTQTLMDSLDSGIGRLVDVDMNEASVRLKALQTQEQLAIQALQIANSDASNIMQLFR
- a CDS encoding ABC transporter permease, which gives rise to MTLPASPMTRREWLLSDRPDSRLQARLGRAYMGWRRFSANPLAVLGLAILVLLILVALFADLLAPHSPIAGDLSATRLLPPGSPGFLLGTDDQGRDILSRLIYGSRLTLLVIILVAIIAAPIGLLVGAVAGYAGGWVDAVLMRITDIFLAFPKLVLALAFVAAMGPGIENAILAIAITSWPPYARIARAETLAVRHADYISAVRLMGASPFRIVLRHVMPMCLSSLIVRVTLDMAGIILTAAGLGFLGLGAQPPLPEWGAMIASGRRFILDQWWVATMPGVAILLVSLAFNLLGDGLRDALDPREAGQ
- a CDS encoding ABC transporter ATP-binding protein, producing MSTASLTPQPNDPAISADHIRVVYDGFRALDDVSIRVARGESYGLVGESGSGKSTLLRAIAGLAPVESGEITITGRRLEGSHRDKSFYRAVQMVFQDPYGSLHPRQTIDRLLQEPLAIHGIADAEPRIRRALDEVGLGSSFRFRYSHQLSGGQRQRVAIARALIVEPSILLLDEPTSALDASVQAEVLNLLEQLRRDRGLTFIMVSHDLGVVTHMCDRLAVMRQGRVVEYLTTEALVQGRLAEDYTRRLMVASRGFVREAV
- a CDS encoding cupredoxin domain-containing protein is translated as MTKTSRLALSALFASALATGAALSTPALAAGAATTIKVVEGGEGGGPMTLTLEPATVKAGPAVFNVHNDAVSEEHEMIVVHLKSADQAIPLNTTKHRVDESKLKSLGEVEDLKPGQDGTLKATLKPGTYLVFCNIKGHYEAGMQGKLTVTK
- a CDS encoding ABC transporter permease, whose product is MVAGRSRSARARSGAAMIGRFLIVVATTYLGLLAVTFFIGRVIPIDPVLAVTGDRASASVVERVRIEMGLDLPLYQQFYRYLLDALQGNFGNSVLTTNPVMTDIRRVLPATFELATVGTLIGSLLGVPLGVLAAVKRGSLIDQAVRVIGLIGYSMPIFWLGLLALLLFYAKLQWVAFPGRIDVAYEYSFTPTTGLFLLDSAWQGQWDVFRDVFRHLILPASLLGYVSLAYISRMTRSFMLNELAQEYVVAARAKGLSEGRIIWGHALRNAAVPLITVIALSYASLLEGSVLTETVFSWPGIGLYITNSLQNADMNAVLGGTIVIGSIFIAINILSDLLYRTLDPRTRAR